Proteins from one Homalodisca vitripennis isolate AUS2020 chromosome 3, UT_GWSS_2.1, whole genome shotgun sequence genomic window:
- the LOC124357416 gene encoding probable splicing factor, arginine/serine-rich 7, whose protein sequence is MTAQSDASPANNGTKVVQITNIAPQATKDQMQTLFGFLGKIEDIRLYPTIRDVSVPVQSRICYVKFFDPTCVGVAQHMTNTVFIDRALIVTPYQSSAGEIPDEYRALDIAAQANIVPGLYPSDPKLPPHVTNQIEGIPPNQVITTHDPLLVSNGLPPYPPLPVTYDARRIEEIRRTLLVINIDNSISAQQLIDFFGTAGDVKYIRFCTRDNDSNRYALIEFSEQSSIIPGLKMNGTELAGKMIQVYHATQAIAKPMAKSNEAAQREIEEAMTRVKEAQSLISAAIDPVIGILSKDKKRSRSGSKSRRSRSRSRGRRHRRSRSRSHHRSRHHRRSRSRSKRRSRSRSKPSRSRRSRSRDKRRRSSRERRRSRSRSRSKSKRSRRSSSRRRTRSKSKSQSVKSRSEKSKSDRKSKDREKKRDKDKKSEDSIKIDKSTDIPSKTSSIKSEGKDSDSEKLDSDSKKAKSVSISPDKKIARSRSQSRGDSGSPNRRSSSVSPSRRRLSRSPIHRGSHSPSSRSPVRRRSRSPRKLSRSPIRKRSTSHRRSRSSGRKGSRSPVRRSPGRYRGSRSASPPPRRRSRSGSP, encoded by the coding sequence atgacTGCACAATCAGATGCATCGCCAGCGAACAATGGTACGAAGGTTGTACAAATTACTAATATTGCACCTCAAGCTACCAAAGATCAGATGCAAACGCTCTTTGGTTTCTTGGGAAAGATAGAGGATATCCGTTTATACCCAACTATTAGAGATGTATCAGTCCCAGTACAATCAAGAATCTGCTATGTAAAGTTTTTTGATCCCACTTGTGTTGGAGTTGCCCAACATATGACAAACACAGTGTTTATTGATAGAGCTCTAATTGTTACACCATATCAATCATCAGCGGGTGAGATTCCTGATGAATATAGAGCTCTTGATATTGCGGCCCAAGCTAATATTGTGCCTGGGCTGTATCCGTCAGATCCAAAGTTGCCGCCACATGTAACAAATCAAATAGAAGGAATTCCCCCAAATCAAGTAATAACTACTCATGATCCACTTCTTGTGTCTAATGGGTTACCTCCATATCCCCCACTACCAGTTACCTATGATGCCAGGAGAATTGAAGAGATTCGAAGAACTCTCCTTGTGATCAATATTGACAATTCTATTTCTGCCCAACAACTTATCGACTTCTTTGGAACTGCTGGTGATGTAAAATATATACGATTTTGTACAAGGGATAATGATAGTAATCGTTATGCACTCATTGAGTTTTCAGAACAGAGCAGCATTATTCCTGGCCTAAAAATGAATGGAACTGAGCTAGCTGGGAAGATGATTCAAGTTTATCATGCAACTCAGGCCATAGCAAAACCTATGGCTAAAAGTAACGAGGCTGCTCAGAGAGAGATCGAGGAAGCTATGACAAGGGTTAAAGAAGCTCAGAGTCTGATATCTGCTGCAATTGATCCAGTAATTGGAATTCTTTCTAAAGACAAGAAACGTAGTCGAAGTGGTTCAAAGTCACGTCGATCCAGGTCACGTTCTCGGGGAAGAAGACATCGTCGATCACGTTCCAGGTCACATCATCGTTCTAGACATCACCGAAGGTCTCGTTCACGATCTAAGAGAAGATCTAGGTCTCGCTCTAAGCCATCCCGTTCCAGGCGCTCACGATCAAGAGATAAGCGCCGTAGATCTTCTAGAGAGCGTAGGAGAAGTCGCTCAAGGTCTCGTTCCAAAAGTAAACGCTCTAGGAGATCGTCATCTAGAAGACGGACTCGGTCAAAGTCTAAATCTCAGTCTGTAAAATCTCGTAGTGAAAAATCAAAATCTGATAGAAAATCTAAAGATAGAGAAAAGAAGAGAGATAAGGATAAGAAGAGTGAAGATTCTATTAAGATAGATAAAAGTACAGATATTCCTTCAAAAACAAGTAGCATAAAATCTGAAGGCAAGGATTCAGACAGTGAAAAACTAGATTCAGATTCAAAGAAAGCTAAATCTGTTTCTATATCACCAGATAAGAAAATAGCTCGTTCTAGATCACAGTCTCGTGGGGACAGCGGAAGTCCAAATCGAAGAAGCAGTAGTGTATCACCTAGTCGTAGACGTCTGAGTCGTTCCCCAATTCATCGAGGTAGTCACTCACCATCTTCTCGGTCCCCTGTGCGACGCAGGTCTCGATCACCAAGAAAACTTAGTCGTTCTCCAATAAGAAAACGGAGCACTTCACATCGAAGAAGTCGTTCTTCTGGGAGAAAAGGCAGTAGGTCTCCTGTACGCAGGTCTCCTGGTCGTTATCGAGGCAGCCGTTCAGCTTCTCCACCACCTCGTCGCCGTAGTCGCTCTGGTTCACCATAA